The following nucleotide sequence is from Bacteroidota bacterium.
GCGTCCTCACATCGTCAACCGGTTCGGTATGCCCTGGCATAAAGCGCCCCGACAAATGCGAGAGTTTCTGGCAGCGATGGATGCGATCTACGACTGCTGGTACAACGGTGAGCCACTGGATTTTGACGGCGAGTATTACCGGCACACATTAATGCCGAAGACGTTTACACCTGCTGATACAGAATACGGACCGCCGGATATTTTGCTTTCTGCTACTGGCCCGCTGATGACAAAAGTGGCTGCTGAGGCGGCAGACGGTTTGATCATGCATCCGTTCTCTACTGAGAAGTACATTCGTGAAGTTAACCTGCCTGCAATTGAGGAAGGATTACGAAATACCGGAAGAGATCGGGAGCGCTACGAACTCGATTACGCACCGATGGTGGTAACAGGGGACACAGAGGAAGATTTTGAGCGAGCCCGTCAAGCGGTGCGAGGTCGATTGGCGTTTTATGGCTCAACACCCGGCTATCGTGCGGTGCTGGACCTTCACGGCTGGGGTGAACTTCAGCCTGAGTTGAATCGATTGATGAAACAGCATCGCAATGATGAGATGGCTGAGCTGATCTCTGATGAAATCCTGGAAACCTTTGCAGTCGTGGGTGAACCCGAGCAGGTTGTAGATGAGATCTGCCACCGGTTTGGTGGTCTCGTGGATAGAACGGCATTTTCGATTCCCGGGATGTCGGACGAACGTCTTGCCGAATTGCTGCAACGATTCAAGCATGCTGCTTCTACTGACTAGCGAGTAGCCGGGTAGGGTATGCAAAAGCCAGCGGGTATTGCTGATCCATTAGCGGATAAAGTTGAATGGTCACCGGCAGCAGGTGGT
It contains:
- a CDS encoding TIGR03617 family F420-dependent LLM class oxidoreductase, producing MMKIDASISGDLKTVAKEAARLESIGYDGLKVAELTHDPFLPLTIAAEHTTRIELITSVAVAFARNPMNMCHLAHDLNAFSEGRFVLGLGTQVRPHIVNRFGMPWHKAPRQMREFLAAMDAIYDCWYNGEPLDFDGEYYRHTLMPKTFTPADTEYGPPDILLSATGPLMTKVAAEAADGLIMHPFSTEKYIREVNLPAIEEGLRNTGRDRERYELDYAPMVVTGDTEEDFERARQAVRGRLAFYGSTPGYRAVLDLHGWGELQPELNRLMKQHRNDEMAELISDEILETFAVVGEPEQVVDEICHRFGGLVDRTAFSIPGMSDERLAELLQRFKHAASTD